A window of Acinetobacter sp. TR3 contains these coding sequences:
- a CDS encoding ANTAR domain-containing response regulator, with amino-acid sequence MPKLKIALIDDDQARAEYIKTCLIQHDFDVVASLTLDHLNVFKLEHLQADVILLDMDHPHRDVIESCVSNFDLPTVLFTKNTDRDMIKQAIDAGITAYIVDGIDPSRLHTILDISIQQYKKHKKLEGDLKDAKTKLADRKDVEKAKVLLMQLHGLTEDKAFQLLRKNAMSHRMTIGEMSRRLLDAQQLLNNQLKDE; translated from the coding sequence ATGCCGAAACTCAAAATCGCACTCATAGATGATGATCAGGCCCGAGCTGAATACATTAAAACATGTTTAATTCAACATGACTTTGATGTCGTTGCTAGTTTGACTTTAGATCACCTCAATGTTTTTAAATTAGAACATCTTCAAGCAGATGTTATTTTGCTTGATATGGATCACCCTCATCGTGATGTAATTGAGAGTTGCGTAAGCAATTTTGACTTACCAACGGTATTATTTACCAAGAACACTGACCGAGATATGATTAAACAGGCGATTGATGCAGGGATTACCGCCTATATCGTTGATGGTATCGATCCAAGTCGATTACATACCATTTTAGATATTTCGATTCAACAATATAAAAAACATAAAAAGTTAGAAGGTGATCTCAAAGATGCAAAAACCAAACTAGCGGATCGTAAAGATGTTGAGAAAGCTAAAGTCCTACTGATGCAATTACACGGATTAACCGAAGACAAAGCATTCCAACTCCTTAGAAAAAATGCCATGAGCCATCGTATGACTATTGGTGAAATGTCACGACGCTTGCTCGATGCACAACAGCTTTTGAACAACCAATTAAAGGATGAATAA